The region TGCGCCGATTTTGGAGGCTATTTGCATCAAATTTTCGCGTTTTATATTTAAATTTAGCTCGTCATTTACCATAAGTAAAAAGGTGGCAGCGTTTGAACTGCCTCCTCCTAGACCAGCACCTATTGGGATTTGTTTGTTGATGATGATTTTATGAGAGCTAAAAAACTCATCTAACTCGTTTGAAAAGCCAGCTCTTTTTAGCTCGTCCATCGCTTTTTGGATGATGTTTTCTTTTATCTCTTTGTTGTCGCATTCGATAGCAAAAGAATTTGATTTTTCAAAATAAATTTCATCAAAAAGCTGCTCGCAAAGAACAAAACGTGACAAAATTTCGTGGTAGTTGCCTCTGGTGCCAACTACCTTCAAAAATACGTTGATCTTTGCAAAGCTTTTCATTTCTCGATTTTTTTCGCAAGCTCGTGGATATCGGCTTCGCTTGCTTTTTTGGTGGCGTGGATATTTTCGTTTTTGATATCGTTTGCCAGCTCGCTTCTTAGTATCATTGTGTTGCGCGGGGCTTCGATACCAAGCTTAACGGTGCTTTTTGAGATACTTACTACGACGACTTTTATGTCGTTACCTAGTAAAATTTCTTCGTTTTCTTTTCTTGCTAAGATTAACATTTTTCTACCTTGTTTAAAGTGTAATTTATAGTATCATCCATGATTTGGATTACGCTCATAAATTTATCATAATTTAGCAAATAAATTCCTTGTGTTTGTGTTTCAAAATCGTTAATTTTTAATTTCTTACCATAAAGTATGTTATTAATATCCCCAAAATACGTATTTTGCTCAATATTTAAAAAATTGCAAATATTTAAAAATTTTTCATTTTCATAGCGAAATTTACCCTCGCTTACCCTCTTTAATGAGCTTAAAGTTACATTATAACCAACTTTTTGCCCAAAAATTTCTGCATAAGAGCGGATGTAACTCCCCTCACTTACACTTAAACGAAGTGTCAAAAAAGGGTGTGAATAATTCAAAATTTCACTCTCATAAATTTCCATTATCTCTGGCTTTAGCTCAAATTCTTCGCCGCTTCTTGCTAGCTTATAAGCTCTTGTGCCATTTACATGTTTGGCGCTAAATTTTGGCGGGATATAGCTTATCTTGCCAGTTAGCTCGCCTCTTATGGCTTCAAGTTTTTCTAAATTTAGCTCTTTTACATTTAAAATTTCAGTGATATTTTCATTATCCATGCTAGGACTGCTAGCCCCAAGCCAGATCGTCGCCTCATAGACCTTTGGGCTTTTGTCTAAAAATCTAAAAAATTTCGTATATGAGCCAAAAGCGACTATCAGACAGCCACTCGCAAATGGATCAAGCGTGCCCGAAAATCCAGCCTTTTTGACACCATATTTTCTCTTTAGTCGCCCTAAAAAGTGGTTTGAGCTCATGCCAGCTGGCTTGTTTGCCACGAAAATGGCGTTCATACGGCCTTTTCCACGAAGCTTGACATTATCTCTCTTACATTGCCACCAAAATTTATAGTCAGTTTAAACTCTTTTTTGATCTTGCTAACCGCGCTTACTCTGCCGATACCAAAAATTTTATGTTTAACAAGGTCGCCTTTTTTAAATTCATTGCTCTGTTCGATAACGAGCGAGCCATGCGTGATACCGCTCTCGCTTAAAAATCTACTCTTATTTAGCCTAGTGCGCTGACCTTTGTAAAAGCGAGAATTTGCAAAGCTTAGACTAAGTGTCCTTTTGGCCCTTGTTATCGCCACGTAAGCGAGCCTGCGCTCCTCTTCGATGTCGCTACCATCGCCAATGAGTGGGAAAAATCCCTCTTCAAGGCCGATCACAAAAAGGTGCTCAAACTCAAGACCCTTGCTCGCATGCACGCTCATGATGCTAATAGCCTCGTCGCTAATGCCGTCTTGCTCGCTTGTTAGCGTGATCTCGTTTAAAAACTCCTCCAGATCAAAGCTTGGATTTTGCTTGATCTGATCTTTTAAAACAGCGTAAAACTCGTCGATATTCGCCGCTCTTTCAGCACCATCTGGCAAGCTCTCGTAGTATTTTTTCACGCCAAATTTAGCTTCAAATTTATCTATGAGGTCAAAAACTGAGCTGCTTTCTTGAAGCTCTTTTAGGTTGTTTGCAAACTCAAGAAGGGCTGATTTTACCTTTTTACTAAAGGCTTCATCGTTATCAGAGATGTTTGAGATCGCCTCGAAAATGGAAATTTTGCCCTCAAATGCCATCTTTTCAAGCTTATCAAGGCTTACTTTACCAAGGCCGCGTTTTGGGCGGTTGATAATGCGTCTTATTGAAAAGTCATCGTTTGGATTGTTTATCAGCCTTAGGTAGCTTATGATATCTTTGATCTCGGCTCTTTCATAAAATTTAACGCCACCTACCATTTTATAGGCGATCTGCTCTTTGTTTAGCCCATCTTCAAGCGAGCGCGAGAGAGCGTTTATGCGGTATAAGATAGCGATATCTTTTGCCTGCACGCCTTTGCTTAAAAGCTCTTTTATATTCTTTGCGATCTTGCCAGCCTCGACGCTCTCATCAAAGCTTTCTATTAAATTTACAGCTTCGCCTTCGCCCTTTGTGCCTACAAGCTTCTTGCCAAGGCGGTTGCGGTTATGATCTATCAGCTCGTTTGCAGCCTTTAGTATCGCCTCGCTCGAGCGGTAGTTGTGCTCAAGTCTGATGATCTTTACGTTGCTAAACTGATCTTTGAAATTTAAGATATTATCGATCTTCGCACCGCGCCAGCCATAAATACTTTGGTCATCATCGCCCACCACGCAGATGTTTTCGTGGCATAGGCAGAGTTTTTTTAGGAGCTTATACTGAAGATCGTTTGTGTCTTGATACTCATCGACCATTATGTATTTGTAGCGGTTTGAAATTTCTCTAGCAAGATCTTCGTTTTCATCTAAAATTTTATATGTAAGTCCTAGTAAATCGTCAAAATCAACAAGGTTATTTGCCTTTAAATAGTCTTCATATTTTTCATAAATTTGCGCTGCTTGCTTATAAAAGTTGTCCTTGCTTTTGTCAAATGAAGAGAAATTTGCATTTTTATAGACCTCTTCGACGCTTAAAAGTGAGTTTTTGTAGTTTGAAATTTCACTTGACAAAATCGCCGTAGCGACTGGACTTTCAAAGCTTTTGATGATGCGTTTTTTATCGTCTGTGTCGATTATTACGAAGTTGTTTTTTCTGTCAAGCTTTTCTATGTAGAGCTTTAAAAACAAAAGTCCAAATTTGTGAAATGTGCAAAGCAGCGGCGAGTAGTTTTTGCCACTTTGGCTTAGCATCGCCATGGCTCTGCTGCGCATCTCGTTGGCGGCTTTGTTTGTAAAAGTAAGAGTTAGCGTGTTTGCCGCGTCTATGCCGACCTCGCCGATGAGATAGGCAAGCCTAGTCGTGATAGTCTTTGTCTTGCCGCTGCCAGCACCTGCTAGTATGAGCATTGCACCGTCTATGTGGGTGGCTGCTTCGCGCTGGGCTTCGTTTAAATTTGATAGTAAATTTTCCATTTTTCGCTTTTTAAATTTTCTTTTGATTTTAGCCAAAAATGCTTAAAATTACTATTTTTTCTTAAATATATCTTTATTTTTTGGGTTTTGTAAAAAGACTGAGGCTGATTTTTTAGCGTGATCGACTTGCTTCTCTTTTGGCTTGTAAATGGAGAAATTTACAAGGATCGGGCTATTTTCAACCAAAATTTGAACCACCGCGCCAAGCGGAAACGATACCACTGAGGCAAAATTCTCACTACCAAAGCCAGCCTCAAAACTTAGCTCATCTTGCGTTAGCCTAGCACTTTCAAGCGTGTAGCCACCAAGTGAGAACATAATGACTGGCATGCTAAAGCTGCCACTTATCTCATCTGGCAAGCTAGGCTCAAAGCTAACTAGCGGCAAATTTGCCATAACTGAGAAATTTAGCCCCTTTTCAAGTAAAAAATCAATGCACTCATAGACGTGCATCTTCATCAAAAGCGCAAATTTCTCATCGTCTAAAATTTCGTCTAACATCTTAATCCTTTGAAATTTCTAAAAACTCATCTACTAGCTTTATAACCTCGTTTATACCGATCTGCCAGAAATTTTTATCATCTATGTCAAAGCCAAATTTACCCACAAGCTCCCTTGGGCTAAGACTCCCGCCAAGGCTCAAAAACTCGGTGTAAATTTCAACGAAATTTTCGCATTTACCGCTTTTGTAAAGCCCAAAAAGTGCAAGCACAAGAAGCTGCGCGTAAGAGTAGGCGTAGCAGTAAAATGGCGTGTGGATGAAGTGCGGGATGTAGCTCCACCAAATTTTGTAGTAGTCATTTAGTGTGACGCTTTTGCCAAACATCTTTTTGCTCTCTCTTAGCCAAATTTTATTTAGCTCATCTAGGCTGATCTCGCCCTCGTGTGCGTGCACAGCCCTTTCAAAGGTGGTGAAATTTATCTGGCGGTAAAGCGTGGCAAATATATCCTCGATCTTGCCAGCGAGCAGTGAAATTTTCTCTTTTTTGCTAAGGCCATCTTTTACGTGGTCAAAAACTAGCATCTCGCAAAAGACTGAAGCCGTCTCAGCCGTGGTTAGTGGGGTGTCTGAGTTTAGGTAGCTTACATTATAAGAGAGCTTTTGATGCACAGCGTGGCCAAGCTCGTGGGCTAGCGTGAAAAGATCTCTTCGCTGGTTTGTGTGATTTAGCAAAACATAAGGATGTGTGTCGCTTGATCCTGAGTGAGAAAATGCTCCACCTCGCTTGTTTGGCGCTGGATAAACGTCGATCCAGCCGTCACTAAAAGCGCTTTTAGCTATATCTCCAAATTTAGGTGAAAATGTCCCAAACGCCTTTAAAACTATCTTTTTGCACTCATCAAATTTATACTCGCCCTCACTGCTAAGAGGCGCGTATCTATCGTAATCATAAAGCTTTTTAAGGCCTAAAATCTTTCTTTTTCGCTCGTAAAATTTAGAGACTAAATCGAAATTTTTCTCAGTTACAGCGATGAGCGAATCAACGCTTTTTTTAGTGATTTGATTTTCAAGGTGTCTTGGCTCTTCAGGAAGCTTGAAATTTCGTAGCTCGCAGCTTGTTTTTAGATCAGTTTTTATCATATTATATATGTAGCCAAGAAGGTGCTGGTGCTTGCTAAGCTCGTTTGAAAGGCTTTTAGCAGCCAGTTTTCGCACGCTTTGGTCGCTCTCATGAAGCTTGGCTAAAATCTCTTCTTCATTTAAAAGCTCGCCTTTAAATTTAAACCTCATCTTGCTCATGCTCTCATCAAAAAGCCTTGAAAAGCCCTCAGCTCCAGTGCTTGCTGTGCGAAGTAGCACTCTCTCTTCTGCAACGCTTAGCTGGTGCGGTTTTGCTTTGGCGAGGTTGCTTAGATAGTAGCCATATTTTTTAGAGCTTTTGATGATCTCTTCTTGTTTTTTAGGGCTAAATTCATTAAATTTGATCTCAAAAAATATCAAATTTTCATTTGCTTTTGTCGCTATCTCATCGATCTTTGCGTAAAATGCGCCCTTGCTTGTATCTTTGGCAAAATTTAAAAAAGCATAAGTCATTACTTTTGAAATTTTAGCTATCAAGCTTTCATATTCGCCAAATGCTTTTAAAAACTCGTCTGTTTTTAAATTTTCATAAATTTCAAGGTATTTATCTTTAAATTTCTCGCACTCTTTTTGTAAATTTAGTGCGTTTTGCTCGCACTCTTTTTCGTTTGCAAAAAGTGCTTTTAGATCCCAAATTTGCATATTTATCCTTTAAATTTTTGGGACATTTTACAAAAAAATGGATAAAAGTAAAATTTCAGCCAAAATTTAGCTGAAATTTTACTGAGGATTATTCTGAAGTCTCTGAGGCTACGGCTGTAAAAAGCACGTCTGATGAGCTATTTAACGCAGTTTCAACTGAATCTTGGATGACGCCTATCGTAAAGCCAACTGTTACAAATTGCATAGCGATGTCATTGCCGATACCAAAAAGTCCGCACGCTAATGGCACTAGAAGCAGTGAGCCGCCAGCCACGCCAGATGCGCCGCATGCGCCAAGGGCTGAGATGAAGCATAGAAGTAGTGCATCGCCAAATGTAACTGTGATAGATGGGATAGAATTTACCGCAGTAAGCGCTAAGATACTAATAGTAACTGCCGCACCGCCCATGTTTATGGTGGCTCCTAGTGGGATAGAGATCGAGTAGAGCTCCTCTTTTAGTCCAAGCTTTTTGCAAAGCGCCATATTTACTGGGATGTTTGCAGCTGAACTTCTTGTAAAAAACGCTGAGATCGCGCTCTCTTTTAGGCAGATCATAACAAGTGGATAAGGATTTTTCTTAGTTAGTGCAAAAACCATCGCTGGATAGACGATAAATGCCACAACAAGCATCGCTCCAACAAGAACTAAGATCAGTTTTAGATATCCTGCAAGTGCCTCAAATCCAGTATCATGAATGCTGATAGCAACCATACCAAAGATACCAAACGGAGCTAGTCTAATTATAAATTTAACGATATGAGTTACGCCGTCGCTTATATCTTTAAATACTTTTTTGGTCTCAGGTGTAGCATATCTCATAGCGATACCACCACCTATCGCCCAAGTGATGATGCCTATATAGTTTCCGTTTGCTAGAGCGGTTATCGGATTTTCGACCATTTTATAGATAAGGTCTTTTAGCACATTTGTGATGCCTTGAGGTGCTGACATATCAGCGCTTTGCAGACCTTTTAGCGGTATCTCGATAGGAAATAAAAAGCTTGCAATAACCGCCACAACAGCTGCTAAAAATGTGCCCACAAGATAGAGTGTGATGATCTTTTGCATGCCTTTTGTATGACCAAAATCTTTTAAAATGATAGAGGTTGCAACTAGGACAAAAACAAGAATAGGTGCGATCGCTTTTAAAGCGCCTTTAAACAAATCTCCTAAAACTGAGACTGAAGCAGCGATAGAATCAGCCGAACTAGCCTTTTCTTTGGCCTCATCAAGCTGTTTTGCTTCATCTTGGCTAAGGCGAGTTTTTATGACTTCATCTACGCTTAAGCCACTCTCTTTTTGGATGGTTTGAATTTTAGCTGAGATTTGGTTGTAAGGGGTTGCTTGATAATGTGTGTAAAAGCCAACTAGGGCACCTAGGATGATACCAACTAAAATTTGAACGATCAAATTTCCATCGGCGTATCTTCTTGCAATGTTTTTAAACATATTCATTTGACACCTTAATAAATTAGTTTTTTGTTGATTCTAGCTAAATGATTTTTAAATATAAAGAAATTTAAAAAGATTAATTCGCTTTTTATATAGATTTGTTACAATTGCACGAAAATTTAACCAAGGAAAAGGACGAAAATGTATCTATTTACTTCTGAAGTTGTAAGTCCAGGTCATCCAGATAAATGCGCTGATATTATTGCTGATAGTATTGTTGATACTATCTTAACGCAAGATCCAAATGGACGCGTCGCAAGCGAAGTTTTTGTAGCTGGAAAAAATATAGTAATAGGTGGAGAGATAAACTCAAAGGTAAAACTCTCTTATAAAGACTATGAAAAGATCGTAAAAGACGCTCTTGCGCATATTGGATATGACGGAAAGAGCAACTTTACAAAAGAGCAGTGCTTGCATCCAGACGATATCGAGGTCAAAGTTTGCTTAAATCAACAAAGTCCAGATATAAATCAAGGCGTTGATCAAAGTGACGGCGAGATCGGAGCAGGTGATCAAGGCATCATGTTTGGCTTTGCAAGTTGCGAGGCGAAAGAATTTATGCCAGCAGCTATAACTTACGCAAGAATGCTTTGTGAAAAAGTATATAAATTTGCCAAAGCAAACCCTGATAAACTTGGTGTTGATATAAAAACTCAAGTTACGATTGATTACGGCAGTAAAGACAACTTTGAAAACTGCAAACCTCAAAGCATCCACACTATCGTCGTATCTGCTCCTTGCGTGGAGAGCATGAAGATAGAAGAGCTTCGCGCACTAATACAAAATTTAATAGACGAAACTGGCCTTCCAAAAGAGCTATATAATAAAGAAAAAACGATCATCTATATAAATCCAACAGGCAGATATGTAAATCACAGCTCACTTCACGATAGTGGCCTAACAGGCAGAAAACTAATCGTCGATAGCTTTGGCGGATATAGCCCAATAGGTGGCGGCGCTCAGTCAAGTAAGGACTACACAAAGGTTGATCGCAGCGGACTTTACGCAGCGCGCTGGATAGCTAAAAACATAGTCGCAGCTGGCCTTGCTAAAAAATGTATCGTTCAGATAAGCTATGCAATAGGCGTTGCAAAGCCAACTTCAGTTAGTGTTGATACTATGGGAACTCACGCAAACGGCGTAAATGACGATATGCTTTCAAATTTTGTAAGCGAGCATTTTTCTCTAACACCTCGCTGGATAACAAATAAATTTGGTCTTGATAAACCAAGTAAAGAGACATTTTTATATGCAAAAGTAGCTGCAAAAGGTCAAGTGGGAAATGCAAAATACCCTTGGGAAAAGCTTGATGCGGTTGATACTTTCAAGGCTTTACTAAAAAAATAATCAAAAAAGTGGCTTTATCTAAAAGCCACTTTAAAATTTCTTTTAAAACTCATCCCAAAACGCTTTTTTAGGCTTTATGATCTCACTTTTTGAACCATTTACGCTGTGATAGACTGCTTTATTATACTTTGTAACAAGGTGTTTTATAAGTACTCTTTGAAGCACAGGCTCGCTACTTGGCACAAACCAGCCGTTGTTTGTGATAGCAACGACCACGTCAAATTCGCCCTTATAAAGCTCCTCTCTTGTTGCCTCGTAGCAGATGGCGTTTCTGATCTTAACTCTGTCTATCTCATAGTCACTAAAATTTTCAGCTTTTTTAAAGTCACTAGCTCCGCCAAAAAATAGCTTATTTACGGCATCTTGCATAAATTTTGGCAGAGGAATTTCTTCTCCAAATGGCACTAAAAATTTCTTATCCATTCGCCTTAGAGTGCCATCTTGAAACAAAAATGCAGAGTTATAAATTTGCTTATTTTCATAGGCAAGTGCGCCAGCTACGATGGTTATCTTTTTTGAAAGCTCTTTTAGCTCATCAACAAGCAGTGGCTCGTTTGTCATAAATAATGGAAATGCGCTCTCGGGCAGCACGATGAGGCGTTTTTGCTCGGCGATAGCACTATTGATGAGGTCTAAATTTTCATTTGTAAATTTCATACGCAAGCTTTTATCCCAGCGCACTCTTTGAGCGACATCGGTATTTACTAGCTCCACGTCAAATGGCAGAGTTTTTGCCTCGCTACTTTTAAACTGCAAAGCGGCGATCAGGCAGATAAAAGCTAGGATAAATTTAAAAATTTTGCCTTTTAAACTCAAAGAAATAGCCGTTAAAAATATAAATATAAGCCCTCTAGTATTTGGCTCAAAAGCCCCTAAAACAAGCGTTGCCTCAAGGTTAAACCAGTTAAAACCAAATGGATGCACGTAGCTTATTAAAAATAGTAAAACGGCTCTTAGTGCTACAAAGCTTGGAAAAGAGGCTATCCAAAATAAAAGCCCATAAACAAGGGCTATAAAGAGGATGACAAATGGTATAAGCCAGACTAGTTCGTAGTAGATAAAGCTAAAGCCGATCCAGTAAAACCACAAAATTCCAGTGAAAAATCCAGCCGCAAAAAAGCCAGCTCTGCTTAAATTTATGATGACGAAAATTCCAGCTAGCGTGAGAAAAGGTGAGATGAAATTTAAAATTTGATTTTCAGCCATAGCTAAAAAAATGAAATTAGAAAGCAAAAAAGCACCGACAAAGGCTTTTATTATAATTTTAGTGCTAAAATGTCCGTTTAAAAATCTTACAAATAAGGAAATCCATGCAAAACGCTGATTTTTTAACATCATTACTACCTCTTGTTGTGCTTTTCGCCATATTTTACTTTTTGGTTATCAGACCTCAACAAAAACAACAAAAAGCTCACGCAGCAATGCTTGCAGCTCTTGACAAAGGCGATAAGATAGTAACTAATGGCGGACTTATATGCGAAGTGATTAAAGCCGAAAATGATTTTATCAAAGTTAAACTTAACGATGATGTAATCGTTCGTATAGCACGTGAGTTTGTAGCTAAAAAGATCGAAGATAAATAATGCGTAACGCAAGAGTTACATATAGGCTGATTATTCTACTATTGGCCTTAGTTTTTGGTTTTGGCTTTTCGGTGCCATCTTTTTTTCAGACTCAAAGCGGAGCTAAAATTTCGCTAGGACTTGACCTTCAAGGTGGTCTTCATATGCTTCTTGGTGTTGAAACTAACGAAGCCATCCACTCTAAGATCAAGTCAATCGCTGGAAGCATAAATTATTATGCCAAAAAAGAAGATGTGCTCATTGATAAATTTAAGATAAAAGAAGATAGTGTTGATTTTGCGCTACTTGATAGTGACGAGGCTCCAAAGGTTGATAAGGCTTTGGCTGAGATAAAAGGGCTTGATATCAAAAAAGATGGTCTAAACTATCATATCACTCTTACAGAGCAAGAGAGGCTTGATACGATCGAGTATGCGATCTCACAAGCTGTTGAGACTATTAGAAATAGGCTTGATCAGTTTGGCCTAGCTGAACCAACAGTCGCTAGACAAGGCAAAGATAATATCCTAGTCGAGCTTCCTGGCATAAAGACTGAAGAAGACGAGCAAAGGGCGAGAGATCTTATCGCAAAGGCTGCTCACTTGCAGCTTATGGCAGTTGATGATAAAAGACAAGATCAAGCTAATACCATGAGCGAGGCCGAGGCCGAAAGCTATGGTGACGTGATCTTTAAAGATGCTAAAAATGACCGCGTAAAATACGTCGTTAAAAATATCCCTGTGCTTGATGGCTCGATGCTAACTGACGCAAAGGTCGCATTTTCTCAGCAAAATAACTTACCGATCATAAATTTCACACTAAATTCAGAAGGTGCTAGAATTTTTGGTGATTTTACTGGTGCAAATGTCGGCAAAAGGCTTGCTATCGTGCTTGATGGTAAGGTCTATTCAGCTCCAGTTATAAATGAAAGAATAGGTGGCGGCAGCGGTCAGATCAGCGGTGGCTTTACACTTGACGAGGCTCACGACGTAGCGATCGCGCTTAGAAGTGGCGCACTTTTAGCACCTGTTAAGATGCTAGAAAAAAGAAGTGTTGGTCCATCTCTAGGCCAAGAGAGTATAAACCAAAGCATGGTAGCTCTTGCTGCTGGATC is a window of Campylobacter concisus DNA encoding:
- the secD gene encoding protein translocase subunit SecD; protein product: MRNARVTYRLIILLLALVFGFGFSVPSFFQTQSGAKISLGLDLQGGLHMLLGVETNEAIHSKIKSIAGSINYYAKKEDVLIDKFKIKEDSVDFALLDSDEAPKVDKALAEIKGLDIKKDGLNYHITLTEQERLDTIEYAISQAVETIRNRLDQFGLAEPTVARQGKDNILVELPGIKTEEDEQRARDLIAKAAHLQLMAVDDKRQDQANTMSEAEAESYGDVIFKDAKNDRVKYVVKNIPVLDGSMLTDAKVAFSQQNNLPIINFTLNSEGARIFGDFTGANVGKRLAIVLDGKVYSAPVINERIGGGSGQISGGFTLDEAHDVAIALRSGALLAPVKMLEKRSVGPSLGQESINQSMVALAAGSILVVLFMLVYYGISGIFANIALVADVVILVAVMALFGATLTLPGMAGIVLTIGMAVDANVIINERIRELLREGVAIRTAVQKGYEHAMSAIIDSNLTTIITVAVLYAYGTGPVKGFAVTMAIGIMASMLTAILGTHGMFDAVMDKIEKSGNTRLWFGYKRS
- the metK gene encoding methionine adenosyltransferase, producing MYLFTSEVVSPGHPDKCADIIADSIVDTILTQDPNGRVASEVFVAGKNIVIGGEINSKVKLSYKDYEKIVKDALAHIGYDGKSNFTKEQCLHPDDIEVKVCLNQQSPDINQGVDQSDGEIGAGDQGIMFGFASCEAKEFMPAAITYARMLCEKVYKFAKANPDKLGVDIKTQVTIDYGSKDNFENCKPQSIHTIVVSAPCVESMKIEELRALIQNLIDETGLPKELYNKEKTIIYINPTGRYVNHSSLHDSGLTGRKLIVDSFGGYSPIGGGAQSSKDYTKVDRSGLYAARWIAKNIVAAGLAKKCIVQISYAIGVAKPTSVSVDTMGTHANGVNDDMLSNFVSEHFSLTPRWITNKFGLDKPSKETFLYAKVAAKGQVGNAKYPWEKLDAVDTFKALLKK
- a CDS encoding M3 family oligoendopeptidase, whose protein sequence is MQIWDLKALFANEKECEQNALNLQKECEKFKDKYLEIYENLKTDEFLKAFGEYESLIAKISKVMTYAFLNFAKDTSKGAFYAKIDEIATKANENLIFFEIKFNEFSPKKQEEIIKSSKKYGYYLSNLAKAKPHQLSVAEERVLLRTASTGAEGFSRLFDESMSKMRFKFKGELLNEEEILAKLHESDQSVRKLAAKSLSNELSKHQHLLGYIYNMIKTDLKTSCELRNFKLPEEPRHLENQITKKSVDSLIAVTEKNFDLVSKFYERKRKILGLKKLYDYDRYAPLSSEGEYKFDECKKIVLKAFGTFSPKFGDIAKSAFSDGWIDVYPAPNKRGGAFSHSGSSDTHPYVLLNHTNQRRDLFTLAHELGHAVHQKLSYNVSYLNSDTPLTTAETASVFCEMLVFDHVKDGLSKKEKISLLAGKIEDIFATLYRQINFTTFERAVHAHEGEISLDELNKIWLRESKKMFGKSVTLNDYYKIWWSYIPHFIHTPFYCYAYSYAQLLVLALFGLYKSGKCENFVEIYTEFLSLGGSLSPRELVGKFGFDIDDKNFWQIGINEVIKLVDEFLEISKD
- the csrA gene encoding carbon storage regulator CsrA, giving the protein MLILARKENEEILLGNDIKVVVVSISKSTVKLGIEAPRNTMILRSELANDIKNENIHATKKASEADIHELAKKIEK
- the sstT gene encoding serine/threonine transporter SstT; this translates as MNMFKNIARRYADGNLIVQILVGIILGALVGFYTHYQATPYNQISAKIQTIQKESGLSVDEVIKTRLSQDEAKQLDEAKEKASSADSIAASVSVLGDLFKGALKAIAPILVFVLVATSIILKDFGHTKGMQKIITLYLVGTFLAAVVAVIASFLFPIEIPLKGLQSADMSAPQGITNVLKDLIYKMVENPITALANGNYIGIITWAIGGGIAMRYATPETKKVFKDISDGVTHIVKFIIRLAPFGIFGMVAISIHDTGFEALAGYLKLILVLVGAMLVVAFIVYPAMVFALTKKNPYPLVMICLKESAISAFFTRSSAANIPVNMALCKKLGLKEELYSISIPLGATINMGGAAVTISILALTAVNSIPSITVTFGDALLLCFISALGACGASGVAGGSLLLVPLACGLFGIGNDIAMQFVTVGFTIGVIQDSVETALNSSSDVLFTAVASETSE
- the yajC gene encoding preprotein translocase subunit YajC, producing the protein MQNADFLTSLLPLVVLFAIFYFLVIRPQQKQQKAHAAMLAALDKGDKIVTNGGLICEVIKAENDFIKVKLNDDVIVRIAREFVAKKIEDK
- the truB gene encoding tRNA pseudouridine(55) synthase TruB; this encodes MNAIFVANKPAGMSSNHFLGRLKRKYGVKKAGFSGTLDPFASGCLIVAFGSYTKFFRFLDKSPKVYEATIWLGASSPSMDNENITEILNVKELNLEKLEAIRGELTGKISYIPPKFSAKHVNGTRAYKLARSGEEFELKPEIMEIYESEILNYSHPFLTLRLSVSEGSYIRSYAEIFGQKVGYNVTLSSLKRVSEGKFRYENEKFLNICNFLNIEQNTYFGDINNILYGKKLKINDFETQTQGIYLLNYDKFMSVIQIMDDTINYTLNKVEKC
- a CDS encoding apolipoprotein N-acyltransferase, with translation MLKNQRFAWISLFVRFLNGHFSTKIIIKAFVGAFLLSNFIFLAMAENQILNFISPFLTLAGIFVIINLSRAGFFAAGFFTGILWFYWIGFSFIYYELVWLIPFVILFIALVYGLLFWIASFPSFVALRAVLLFLISYVHPFGFNWFNLEATLVLGAFEPNTRGLIFIFLTAISLSLKGKIFKFILAFICLIAALQFKSSEAKTLPFDVELVNTDVAQRVRWDKSLRMKFTNENLDLINSAIAEQKRLIVLPESAFPLFMTNEPLLVDELKELSKKITIVAGALAYENKQIYNSAFLFQDGTLRRMDKKFLVPFGEEIPLPKFMQDAVNKLFFGGASDFKKAENFSDYEIDRVKIRNAICYEATREELYKGEFDVVVAITNNGWFVPSSEPVLQRVLIKHLVTKYNKAVYHSVNGSKSEIIKPKKAFWDEF
- a CDS encoding 4-(cytidine 5'-diphospho)-2-C-methyl-D-erythritol kinase; translation: MKSFAKINVFLKVVGTRGNYHEILSRFVLCEQLFDEIYFEKSNSFAIECDNKEIKENIIQKAMDELKRAGFSNELDEFFSSHKIIINKQIPIGAGLGGGSSNAATFLLMVNDELNLNIKRENLMQIASKIGADVAFFVSGYKAANVSGIGEIIEEFDDEVPNLNIFTPNVFCSTPMVYQEFRSNFLQYIDVNAAKKMQNLKSKELLEIYKNEELNDLFAPCFKLYPQMNEFRDKFLSGSGSSVFSVK
- a CDS encoding ATP-dependent helicase, with amino-acid sequence MENLLSNLNEAQREAATHIDGAMLILAGAGSGKTKTITTRLAYLIGEVGIDAANTLTLTFTNKAANEMRSRAMAMLSQSGKNYSPLLCTFHKFGLLFLKLYIEKLDRKNNFVIIDTDDKKRIIKSFESPVATAILSSEISNYKNSLLSVEEVYKNANFSSFDKSKDNFYKQAAQIYEKYEDYLKANNLVDFDDLLGLTYKILDENEDLAREISNRYKYIMVDEYQDTNDLQYKLLKKLCLCHENICVVGDDDQSIYGWRGAKIDNILNFKDQFSNVKIIRLEHNYRSSEAILKAANELIDHNRNRLGKKLVGTKGEGEAVNLIESFDESVEAGKIAKNIKELLSKGVQAKDIAILYRINALSRSLEDGLNKEQIAYKMVGGVKFYERAEIKDIISYLRLINNPNDDFSIRRIINRPKRGLGKVSLDKLEKMAFEGKISIFEAISNISDNDEAFSKKVKSALLEFANNLKELQESSSVFDLIDKFEAKFGVKKYYESLPDGAERAANIDEFYAVLKDQIKQNPSFDLEEFLNEITLTSEQDGISDEAISIMSVHASKGLEFEHLFVIGLEEGFFPLIGDGSDIEEERRLAYVAITRAKRTLSLSFANSRFYKGQRTRLNKSRFLSESGITHGSLVIEQSNEFKKGDLVKHKIFGIGRVSAVSKIKKEFKLTINFGGNVREIMSSFVEKAV